One Notolabrus celidotus isolate fNotCel1 chromosome 16, fNotCel1.pri, whole genome shotgun sequence DNA window includes the following coding sequences:
- the LOC117827801 gene encoding free fatty acid receptor 3-like produces MLCNKLLLAVYIVTFLMGVPTNILAFCTFCCKVRRKAAPIDVLLLNLTISDLIFLAFLPFKMKEASDKMAWLMPYALCPLTGFVFYVSIYNSTLLLTAVSVERYLGVVFPLRYSVWRRPHYAVLASIIFLLVTSLNLTIVYIMPYGQWSKGADGYNNNGSMSDSPAPPPSTCYLDFTEEELRILLPVRLELFLVLFCIPFFICCFCYANFILILSRLPNISRRRRLRAIGLALGTLVVFAVCFGPYNASHVVGFVRQDSEEWRNIALLFSTFNACLDPFIFYFSSAAVRSMLKRCCRNIMAKLHILRCERAPQQRPTKTEIVPQQRPSKTEIAPQ; encoded by the coding sequence ATGCTGTGCAATAAACTCCTGCTTGCTGTCTACATCGTCACCTTTCTGATGGGGGTCCCCACCAACATCCTGGCATTTTGTACCTTCTGCTGCAAGGTACGCCGCAAGGCAGCCCCGATAGACGTTCTCCTCCTCAACCTCACTATCTCCGACCTCATCTTCCTCGCATTCCTGCCTTTTAAGATGAAGGAGGCGTCTGATAAAATGGCGTGGTTGATGCCTTACGCCCTGTGCCCCCTCACTGGTTTTGTGTTCTACGTCTCCATCTACAACAGCACCCTGCTCCTCACAGCTGTGAGCGTGGAGCGCTACCTGGGGGTGGTCTTCCCCCTCAGGTACTCTGTGTGGCGCAGACCTCATTACGCTGTGCTGGCCAGCATTATCTTCTTGCTGGTGACCTCCCTGAACCTCACCATCGTCTACATAATGCCCTACGGCCAGTGGAGCAAAGGTGCAGATGGCTacaacaacaatggcagcaTGTCCGACAGCCCTGCCCCGCCTCCATCCACCTGCTACCTGGATTTCACCGAGGAGGAGCTCCGCATTCTACTGCCAGTTCGTCTGGAGCTCTTCCTCGTTCTCTTCTGCATCCCCTTTTTCATCTGCTGCTTCTGCTACGCCAACTTCATCCTCATCTTGTCCCGTCTACCAAACATCAGCAGGCGACGGAGGCTGCGGGCCATTGGTCTGGCGCTCGGTACACTTGTAGTATTTGCGGTCTGTTTTGGGCCGTACAACGCCTCCCATGTGGTGGGGTTCGTTCGTCAAGACAGTGAGGAGTGGAGGAACATTGCTCTGCTCTTCAGCACGTTCAACGCCTGCCTGGATCCGTTTATCTTCTACTTCTCGTCAGCGGCCGTCAGGAGCATGTTGAAACGCTGCTGCAGGAACATCATGGCAAAGCTGCACATCCTGAGATGTGAAAGGGCTCCACAGCAGAGACCCACCAAGACTGAAATAGTTCCACAGCAGAGACCCTCCAAGACTGAAATAGCTCCACAGTAG
- the LOC117828327 gene encoding LOW QUALITY PROTEIN: free fatty acid receptor 3 (The sequence of the model RefSeq protein was modified relative to this genomic sequence to represent the inferred CDS: substituted 1 base at 1 genomic stop codon), which produces MGGSATFVLDFLCLSAESMSXTVEMHLPSQDFVALAVYIFTFLLGLPANLLVLFVYVRKARKHGATPNVVYALNLCMANLALVAWLPIKAVETLLQDWMLPAPVCPIYSFFLFSSLYGSCLFITAVTVGRYLSIAFPIIYKRYRHARISCFISAALWVFVLLHLSIALVAEGGANFVSSDGGGSACYDHFNASQLVILLPLRFEMAIVLFLVPLILTSFCTLRCVTLVWRSNLRPIGKRRVLTVALFTLAVFIVCYAPYNTSHVVGFVRNENLEWRTYAMLTSSCNVFLEPVVMLMLSPAVSRGFMGRICGRQSQFSRREGCRHRYYSANGAANVRAPPTVSEKSHAVAEVTKESQR; this is translated from the coding sequence ATGGGAGGCAGTGCTACCTTTGTCCTGGACTTCCTGTGCCTCTCAGCAGAGTCCATGTCCTAAACTGTAGAAATGCACTTGCCTTCCCAGGATTTTGTCGCTCTCGCCGTCTACATCTTCACCTTTCTACTGGGCCTTCCCGCAAACCttctggtcctgtttgtgtaCGTGCGCAAGGCCCGCAAGCATGGTGCCACACCCAATGTGGTCTACGCCCTCAACTTGTGCATGGCGAACCTGGCCCTCGTGGCTTGGTTACCCATCAAAGCTGTGGAGACTCTGCTTCAGGACTGGATGCTTCCTGCACCCGTCTGCCCCATCTAcagcttcttcctcttctcctcgcTGTACGGCAGCTGCCTCTTCATCACCGCTGTAACGGTTGGACGCTACCTCAGCATTGCGTTCCCGATTATCTACAAGAGGTACCGCCATGCTCGCATCTCCTGCTTCATCAGCGCTGCCTTGTGGGTCTTTGTGCTTCTTCACCTCAGTATAGCCTTGGTGGCTGAAGGAGGGGCAAACTTTGTCTCTTCTGATGGGGGCGGCTCAGCCTGCTATGACCACTTCAACGCCTCCCAGCTGGTAATTCTCCTGCCTCTACGCTTTGAAATggccattgttttgtttttggtgccTCTTATTTTGACATCTTTCTGCACACTGCGCTGCGTCACCTTGGTGTGGCGCTCAAATTTGCGTCCCATTGGCAAGAGAAGAGTCCTGACTGTTGCTCTGTTCACACTGGCTGTGTTCATAGTGTGCTATGCACCCTACAATACCTCTCATGTCGTCGGGTTTGTGCGAAATGAAAACCTCGAATGGAGGACATACGCTATGCTGACCAGCTCTTGTAATGTTTTCCTGGAGCCAGTGGTCATGCTGATGCTGTCGCCGGCTGTTTCAAGAGGATTCATGGGGCGGATCTGTGGACGTCAAAGCCAGTTCAGCCGGAGGGAGGGGTGTAGGCATCGATATTACAGTGCCAACGGGGCTGCTAATGTTAGGGCACCACCTACAGTCTCTGAGAAGAGCCATGCAGTGGCCGAAGTGACCAAAGAAAGCCAGCGGTGA